In the genome of Quercus robur chromosome 3, dhQueRobu3.1, whole genome shotgun sequence, one region contains:
- the LOC126716440 gene encoding putative expansin-B2 yields MADIRIRFPSSLITLLVLFSLLLNPTSAFNPKLLNVSKLQSSTSWSPAGATWYGSSTGAGSDGGACGYGTAVDQAPFSSMVSAGGPSLFNSGKGCGACYQVKCTANQACSGNPVTVVITDECAGCVAESVHFDLSGTAFGAMAISGQEDQLRNAGVLQIQHRRVQCNYPGVSIAFHVDSGSNPYYFASLIEYEDGDGDVSAVDLKQELDSSTWHSMQQSWGAIWKLNSGSPLQAPFSIRLTSAVSGNTIVANNVIPAGWQPGQTYQSVINFKS; encoded by the exons ttactCTTCTAgtcctcttttctcttttactaAATCCAACTTCTGCCTTCAACCCCAAGCTGCTTAATGTCTCTAAGCTTCAATCTAGCACTAGTTGGTCACCTGCGGGTGCAACCTGGTATGGAAGCTCCACAGGTGCCGGGAGTGATG GGGGTGCTTGTGGATATGGAACTGCCGTAGACCAAGCACCATTCTCTTCAATGGTGTCGGCTGGAGGCCCTTCTTTATTCAATTCAGGCAAAGGATGTGGAGCTTGTTATCAG GTGAAGTGTACGGCGAATCAGGCATGCTCGGGGAATCCGGTGACTGTCGTTATCACTGATGAGTGCGCTGGATGTGTCGCAGAGTCTGTTCATTTTGATTTAAGCGGTACCGCCTTTGGAGCCATGGCAATTTCTGGTCAAGAAGATCAACTACGCAACGCTGGAGTCTTGCAAATTCAACATAGAAG AGTTCAGTGCAACTATCCAGGTGTGTCCATAGCCTTTCACGTTGATTCTGGCTCCAACCCCTATTACTTTGCTTCCCTAATTGAATATGAAGATGGAGATGGAGACGTATCTGCAGTTGACCTTAAACAGGAACTTGACTCGAGCACATGGCATTCCATGCAGCAATCATGGGGTGCAATTTGGAAACTTAATTCAGGCTCACCATTGCAAGCTCCTTTCTCCATCCGCTTGACCTCGGCCGTGTCCGGAAACACTATTGTAGCTAACAATGTCATTCCAGCTGGTTGGCAACCAGGCCAAACTTATCAATCAGTCATCAACTTCAAATCCTAA